From one Gemmatimonadota bacterium genomic stretch:
- the ptsP gene encoding phosphoenolpyruvate--protein phosphotransferase: MPEPLIAPIAAYTTLTLLAPVSGVVVPLDEVPDPVFAQRLAGDGISIDPVGNEIVAPCDAVVRQVHRSAHAVTLDVAGLELVIHVGLDTVLLQGAGFHPAVKAGQQVRAGELLLRFDADVVARRARSLLTEILVSNVDRISALRPRTGTVVAGRDVLLEIDIPAAASTAAAPVDAGADTVTSPPVVVASRTGLHARPAAVVAATARRFAADLRLQKGDREANARSVVSIMALEVGGGDALTVVGRGADAAEAIAALLGILATDLDASAGELARESASHVRPAAAAPAAVTPAEPLAEGVLRGVAASPGLAIGHVFHLRHDEAVVEERGADPIQEQRAMESAIAAAHLQLEGLRERLSAEADADHAAIFVAHQELLEDPEVLDRAAAHIRAGDSAAHAWRQAYRSQVDRLHALDNAVLRGRATDLSDVGRRVLHLLVGGSAPVDVPPDSIVVAEDLTPSDTAGLDRTRVRALCTTMGSATSHVAILARGLGLPAVAGVDPRILALPAGTRVAVDGDRGTVNTAPSAADEARIVERQAVDADRRGRELALAMAPAITRDGHRMEVVANIGAVAEGARVPEVGGEGVGLLRSEFLFMDRRTAPDEDEQTNSYRTVARALGPERILVIRTLDVGGDKPLPYLDVATELNPFLGERGVRLTLARPELFRTQVRAILRASKTGKVAMMFPMIATLAEWRAAKALVDHEREALGVAPIPVGIMIEIPAAALIAERFAREADFFSIGTNDLTQYTLAMDRTNPRLAPQVDALHPSVLRLIERTVAGARAHKRWVGICGALAGDLHAIPVLVGLGVDELSADIPLVPAVKARVRSLSLAECQDTARQALDAADGAEVRAIVAARHG; encoded by the coding sequence ATGCCGGAGCCCCTCATCGCGCCGATCGCCGCCTACACGACGCTGACGCTGCTCGCCCCCGTCTCGGGCGTCGTCGTCCCTCTCGACGAGGTCCCCGACCCCGTCTTCGCCCAGCGCCTCGCCGGCGATGGGATCTCCATCGACCCTGTCGGCAACGAGATCGTCGCGCCGTGCGATGCCGTCGTCCGGCAGGTGCACCGCTCCGCGCACGCGGTCACACTCGACGTGGCCGGGCTCGAGCTCGTGATCCACGTCGGGCTCGATACCGTACTGCTGCAGGGGGCCGGCTTCCATCCGGCCGTGAAGGCGGGGCAGCAGGTGCGGGCCGGCGAGCTCCTCCTCCGCTTCGACGCCGATGTCGTCGCTCGTCGCGCGCGATCGCTGCTGACGGAAATCCTGGTCTCCAACGTCGACCGCATCTCCGCGCTCCGGCCACGCACGGGGACGGTGGTCGCCGGACGCGATGTCCTTCTGGAGATCGACATCCCGGCCGCGGCCAGCACGGCCGCCGCACCAGTCGACGCCGGCGCCGACACCGTTACCTCGCCACCGGTGGTCGTCGCCTCGCGCACCGGACTCCACGCGCGTCCCGCCGCCGTTGTCGCGGCCACGGCCCGGCGCTTTGCCGCCGACCTGCGGCTGCAGAAAGGCGATCGCGAAGCCAACGCCCGCAGTGTGGTCTCCATCATGGCGCTCGAGGTGGGCGGCGGCGACGCCCTTACCGTCGTCGGACGTGGCGCCGACGCGGCCGAGGCGATCGCGGCACTGCTCGGCATCCTGGCCACCGACCTCGATGCGTCCGCGGGCGAGTTGGCGCGCGAGTCCGCGAGTCACGTTCGGCCCGCCGCCGCCGCTCCAGCCGCCGTGACTCCAGCGGAGCCGCTGGCCGAGGGGGTGCTGCGCGGCGTTGCGGCGTCGCCGGGGCTCGCGATCGGACACGTCTTCCATCTGCGTCACGACGAAGCGGTCGTGGAGGAGCGAGGGGCCGATCCCATCCAGGAACAGCGCGCGATGGAATCAGCGATCGCTGCGGCTCACCTCCAGCTCGAGGGGTTGCGGGAGCGCCTGAGTGCAGAGGCCGATGCCGACCATGCGGCCATCTTCGTCGCGCACCAGGAACTGCTCGAGGACCCCGAAGTGCTCGACCGGGCGGCGGCGCACATCCGCGCCGGCGACTCGGCCGCGCACGCCTGGCGCCAGGCCTATCGCTCGCAAGTCGACCGGCTGCACGCACTCGACAACGCCGTCCTCCGCGGTCGCGCCACCGACCTCAGCGACGTCGGGCGACGCGTGCTGCATCTCCTCGTTGGTGGCTCGGCACCGGTGGACGTGCCCCCCGACTCGATCGTCGTGGCAGAGGACCTGACGCCGTCCGACACGGCAGGACTCGACCGCACGCGCGTTCGCGCCCTGTGCACGACGATGGGGAGTGCGACGTCGCACGTGGCCATCCTCGCGCGCGGACTGGGGCTCCCGGCGGTCGCCGGTGTCGACCCCCGCATTCTTGCTCTCCCCGCCGGCACTCGCGTGGCCGTGGACGGTGACCGCGGGACGGTCAACACGGCGCCGAGCGCGGCCGACGAGGCGCGCATCGTCGAGCGACAGGCGGTCGATGCCGACCGTCGCGGACGTGAACTGGCGCTGGCGATGGCGCCAGCGATCACGCGCGACGGCCATCGCATGGAAGTGGTGGCCAACATCGGTGCGGTGGCAGAGGGGGCTCGCGTCCCCGAGGTGGGGGGCGAGGGGGTGGGGCTGCTGCGCAGCGAGTTCCTCTTCATGGATCGGCGCACCGCGCCCGACGAGGACGAGCAGACCAACAGCTACCGGACCGTTGCGCGCGCGCTCGGTCCAGAGCGCATCCTCGTGATCCGCACGCTCGACGTCGGGGGCGACAAGCCGCTCCCCTACCTCGATGTGGCCACCGAGCTCAACCCCTTCCTGGGAGAGCGCGGCGTCCGCCTCACGCTGGCCCGCCCCGAGCTGTTCCGCACGCAGGTGCGGGCCATCCTGCGCGCGTCGAAGACCGGGAAGGTGGCGATGATGTTCCCGATGATCGCCACCCTGGCCGAGTGGCGCGCCGCCAAGGCGCTGGTGGACCACGAACGCGAAGCGTTAGGCGTGGCGCCCATCCCGGTCGGGATCATGATCGAGATTCCGGCGGCGGCGCTCATCGCCGAGCGCTTCGCGCGCGAGGCCGACTTCTTCTCGATCGGGACCAACGACCTCACGCAGTACACGCTGGCGATGGACCGTACCAACCCGCGCCTCGCCCCGCAGGTCGACGCGTTGCACCCGTCGGTGCTGCGCCTCATCGAGCGCACCGTGGCCGGGGCACGCGCCCACAAGCGCTGGGTCGGCATCTGCGGTGCACTGGCCGGCGACCTGCACGCCATCCCCGTCCTCGTAGGACTCGGCGTGGACGAACTCAGTGCCGACATTCCGCTGGTGCCGGCGGTGAAGGCGCGCGTGCGCTCGCTGTCGCTCGCCGAGTGCCAGGACACGGCGCGACAGGCCCTCGATGCGGCCGACGGGGCCGAGGTGCGGGCCATCGTCGCGGCGCGTCATGGGTAA
- a CDS encoding fumarylacetoacetate hydrolase family protein, with amino-acid sequence MTRPSKIVCIGRNYVDHAKELGNDVPKEPLFFLKPPSSLIGDGDAIVLPPQSARVEFEGEIAIVIGKTLKNATEAEAVAGVAGVVALNDVTARDLQFKDSQWTRAKGFDTFCAVGTPKEGTFDFGALEVVTRVNGVERQRAHGSDMVFSVPYLLSYVSHVMTLEPGDLMATGTPAGVGPLSAGDVVEVEIVGVSSVKNSVR; translated from the coding sequence ATGACGCGTCCCTCAAAGATCGTCTGCATCGGCCGCAACTACGTCGACCACGCCAAGGAGCTCGGCAACGACGTTCCCAAGGAACCGCTGTTCTTCCTCAAGCCGCCGTCGTCCCTCATCGGTGACGGCGACGCGATCGTGCTCCCGCCGCAGTCGGCCCGGGTGGAGTTCGAGGGAGAGATCGCGATCGTGATCGGGAAGACGCTCAAGAACGCGACCGAGGCCGAGGCCGTCGCCGGCGTGGCCGGGGTGGTTGCCCTCAACGACGTCACGGCGCGCGACCTGCAGTTCAAGGACTCGCAGTGGACACGCGCGAAGGGGTTCGACACCTTCTGCGCCGTTGGAACGCCAAAGGAAGGGACCTTTGACTTCGGCGCCCTCGAGGTCGTGACACGCGTCAACGGCGTGGAACGGCAGCGGGCGCACGGCTCCGACATGGTCTTCTCGGTTCCGTACCTCCTGTCCTATGTCTCGCACGTCATGACGCTCGAGCCGGGCGACCTCATGGCGACCGGGACTCCCGCCGGCGTGGGGCCGCTCTCGGCTGGTGATGTCGTGGAAGTGGAGATCGTGGGTGTCAGCTCTGTGAAGAATTCTGTTCGATAG
- a CDS encoding helicase has protein sequence MPAADASARIAPNAAAAVRAAIRLAGGREVCFVCKVDEREVIVGARVVARGDVKSVLALPGFAQRGELLLHNHPSGNLEPSGPDLEIAARMHDAGVGFAIVDNEASEVYVVVEVPRERRQAPVDVRGVDALLGAAGPIARLHQRYEDRASQRGFARTIARLYNGGGIGVLEAGTGVGKSLGYLVPALRWAAQNGERTVVSTNTINLQEQLVGKDLPFLARALEDQPVRFALLKGWHNYVCLLRLEQARGAGATLFDPGSVADMEAIAAWAERTGDGSLSDLVTPPKPDVWDEVAAEPDLCLRLQCPHFDRCFLFAARRQAAQADVIVVNHHLLLADLAVRRASQKWDDSAVLPPYSRLVIDEGHHLEDAAASHLGATATRRGLQRLFGRLERRGKGLLPTLAARLSTRKDLLSVASLDLVHARLFPSAVAAREKGGVVFDLLDGLMHEARVPVLRLTETFADHPIWRAGLAAALEDLLRELALLGDNLRLVRERLETDEQALEAQAALLGELRGVSRRLDNAGDALREGLTPAGKHPTVRWLEVRGKERNLAVTSVPLDLAPILREDLFKRLETAIVTSATLSTDGKFDFVRARLGLTEDDVEPETQVFPSPFDYPSQAMLAVPTDIPAPNVDPRGHFEAVVDAIAEVAHAAGGGVFALFTSHRDVREAAQVLRERGVDQRFPLMVHGEDGRAALLRRFTDAGHAILLGTSSFWEGVDVPGDPLRALVLSKLPFKVPTEPLTAAHCEAIASRGGDPFREYMIPHAALRLKQGFGRLIRTATDQGVVVLMDPRAESKPFGRELVEGLPPARRVIAPWSEVAREITRFYARPGKPKLG, from the coding sequence CCTTCCCGGCTTCGCGCAGCGGGGCGAACTGCTCCTCCACAATCACCCGTCGGGGAACCTCGAGCCGTCAGGCCCCGATCTCGAGATCGCCGCGCGGATGCACGACGCGGGGGTGGGCTTCGCCATCGTCGACAACGAGGCCAGCGAGGTCTACGTCGTCGTCGAGGTCCCGCGCGAACGCCGGCAGGCCCCGGTCGACGTGCGCGGGGTCGACGCCCTGCTCGGCGCCGCCGGTCCCATCGCCCGCCTGCACCAGCGCTACGAGGACCGCGCCTCGCAGCGTGGCTTTGCCCGCACGATCGCGCGGCTGTACAACGGCGGCGGGATCGGCGTGCTGGAGGCGGGGACCGGGGTCGGCAAGTCGTTAGGCTACCTGGTTCCGGCGCTGCGCTGGGCCGCGCAGAACGGCGAGCGCACGGTCGTCTCGACCAACACGATCAACCTGCAGGAACAGCTGGTCGGCAAGGACCTCCCGTTCCTCGCCCGCGCGCTCGAGGACCAGCCGGTGCGATTCGCCCTCCTCAAGGGGTGGCACAACTACGTCTGCCTGTTGCGGCTGGAACAGGCGCGCGGCGCCGGGGCGACGCTCTTCGATCCCGGGTCGGTCGCCGACATGGAGGCGATCGCCGCGTGGGCCGAGCGCACCGGCGACGGCAGCTTGAGCGACCTGGTCACCCCGCCCAAGCCCGACGTGTGGGACGAAGTGGCCGCCGAGCCCGACCTGTGCCTGCGGCTGCAATGCCCGCACTTCGATCGCTGCTTCCTCTTTGCGGCGCGGCGGCAGGCGGCGCAGGCCGACGTGATCGTCGTCAACCACCACCTGCTCCTGGCCGACCTCGCGGTGCGCCGCGCCTCGCAGAAGTGGGACGATTCGGCGGTCCTCCCGCCGTACTCCCGCCTCGTCATCGACGAGGGGCACCACCTGGAGGATGCCGCCGCCAGCCACCTTGGGGCGACGGCCACCCGTCGCGGGCTGCAGCGCCTCTTTGGTCGGCTGGAGCGACGCGGCAAGGGACTCCTCCCCACGCTCGCCGCACGCCTCTCGACCCGGAAGGACCTGCTCAGCGTCGCCTCGCTCGACCTGGTGCACGCCCGCCTCTTTCCCTCGGCGGTCGCCGCCCGCGAGAAGGGCGGGGTGGTCTTCGACCTGCTGGACGGCCTCATGCACGAGGCGCGCGTCCCGGTATTGCGGCTGACGGAGACCTTCGCTGATCATCCCATCTGGCGCGCCGGGCTCGCGGCGGCGCTCGAAGACCTGCTGCGCGAACTGGCGCTGCTGGGCGACAACCTGCGCCTCGTCCGCGAGCGCCTGGAGACCGACGAGCAGGCGCTCGAGGCGCAGGCCGCGCTGCTCGGCGAACTGCGCGGTGTGTCGCGCCGCCTGGACAATGCGGGCGATGCGCTGCGCGAGGGGCTCACCCCCGCTGGCAAGCACCCCACCGTGCGCTGGCTCGAAGTGCGCGGCAAGGAGCGCAACCTGGCGGTCACCTCCGTCCCGCTCGACCTCGCCCCGATCCTGCGCGAGGACCTCTTCAAGCGACTCGAGACGGCGATCGTCACCAGCGCCACGCTCTCGACCGACGGCAAGTTCGACTTCGTGCGCGCGCGCCTCGGCCTCACGGAGGACGACGTGGAGCCGGAGACGCAGGTCTTCCCCTCGCCCTTCGACTATCCGTCGCAGGCGATGCTCGCGGTCCCGACCGACATCCCGGCGCCTAACGTCGATCCGCGCGGGCACTTCGAGGCCGTGGTCGATGCGATCGCCGAGGTGGCGCATGCGGCTGGCGGTGGGGTCTTCGCCCTGTTCACCTCGCACCGCGACGTACGCGAGGCGGCGCAGGTGCTGCGCGAGCGTGGCGTCGACCAGCGCTTCCCGTTGATGGTGCACGGCGAGGACGGGCGGGCCGCCCTCCTGCGCCGCTTCACCGACGCTGGACACGCGATCCTGCTCGGCACGTCGTCCTTCTGGGAAGGGGTCGACGTTCCGGGCGATCCGCTGCGGGCCCTCGTCCTGAGCAAGCTCCCCTTCAAGGTCCCCACCGAGCCGCTCACCGCGGCGCATTGCGAGGCCATCGCCTCGCGCGGTGGCGATCCCTTCCGGGAGTACATGATCCCCCACGCCGCCTTGCGCCTCAAGCAGGGTTTCGGGCGCCTCATCCGGACGGCGACCGACCAGGGGGTGGTGGTCCTGATGGATCCGCGCGCCGAGTCCAAGCCGTTCGGCCGTGAATTGGTGGAGGGGCTCCCGCCCGCCCGCCGCGTGATTGCGCCGTGGTCGGAAGTGGCCCGCGAAATCACCCGATTCTACGCCCGCCCGGGGAAGCCGAAGCTGGGCTGA
- the lexA gene encoding repressor LexA produces the protein MNDPLSPLERRVYHYLLDFLAQNTYQPSVREIGRRFRIKSTKTVAEVLQALADKGFIEREGARSRGVRIVGWSSMGQVQPVPLYARVNPVEPHLTNENRERWVAMDRAFVPASDAFFLRHGGDAMMARGVHDGDWVLIAPSTRARDGDLVAARVGSHVLVRVVQRQGAVLSLTATNGDARELFLGPSDDFSVLGVVTAVFRTWHDAPDVPDADG, from the coding sequence ATGAACGACCCGCTCTCGCCGCTCGAACGGCGCGTCTACCACTACCTCCTGGACTTCCTGGCACAGAACACGTACCAGCCGAGCGTCCGGGAGATCGGGCGGCGTTTTCGCATCAAGTCGACCAAGACGGTGGCCGAGGTGCTGCAGGCGCTGGCCGACAAGGGGTTCATCGAGCGGGAAGGCGCGCGCTCGCGCGGCGTGCGCATCGTGGGCTGGTCGTCGATGGGACAGGTGCAACCGGTGCCGCTGTACGCGCGCGTCAATCCCGTCGAGCCGCACCTAACGAACGAGAACCGCGAGCGCTGGGTGGCAATGGACCGCGCCTTCGTCCCGGCCAGCGACGCCTTCTTCCTGCGCCACGGCGGCGACGCGATGATGGCCCGTGGGGTGCACGACGGCGACTGGGTCCTCATCGCCCCGTCGACGCGAGCGCGCGACGGCGACCTGGTGGCGGCGCGCGTCGGGTCGCACGTCCTGGTGCGCGTGGTGCAGCGTCAGGGTGCGGTGCTCTCGCTCACGGCCACCAACGGCGACGCGCGCGAGCTCTTCCTGGGGCCGAGCGACGACTTCTCCGTGCTGGGCGTCGTGACCGCCGTCTTTCGCACCTGGCACGACGCACCGGACGTTCCCGACGCCGACGGTTAA
- a CDS encoding HAD hydrolase family protein, whose amino-acid sequence MTRPAPSRDGAVALICLDVDGTLLGAAGAVRDGVWDALARARDAGVQLAICSGRPGFGVTRDLALRVDAAGWHCFQNGASVLHLGSGGSQSSALAPETVSMLVARARACDRPLELYSDDEYVTESVSEIARVHASLLGLAFAPRAFESLPPPVVRAQWLLAHDELAAVLAEPHPGLEVSPSLGPALPDHVFVNLTRTGVDKGSAVRAIATAYGVALENVMYVGDGLNDTPALRLVGWPVAMGNAEPPALALARHVVGNVEDDGVVQAVAMALATRA is encoded by the coding sequence GTGACGCGCCCTGCCCCATCGCGCGACGGCGCCGTCGCGCTGATCTGCCTCGACGTCGACGGGACGTTGCTCGGAGCCGCCGGTGCTGTGCGTGATGGCGTGTGGGACGCCCTCGCCCGGGCACGGGACGCCGGCGTGCAGCTGGCGATCTGCTCCGGGCGTCCGGGCTTCGGCGTCACGCGCGACCTGGCCCTGCGCGTCGACGCCGCCGGGTGGCACTGTTTCCAGAATGGGGCCAGCGTCCTTCACCTGGGCAGCGGAGGCTCGCAGTCCAGCGCCCTCGCACCCGAGACCGTGTCCATGCTGGTGGCGCGTGCCCGCGCGTGTGACCGTCCGCTCGAGCTGTACAGCGACGACGAGTACGTGACGGAGAGCGTGTCGGAGATTGCTCGCGTGCACGCCTCGCTGCTGGGCCTCGCCTTCGCCCCCCGGGCGTTCGAGTCATTGCCCCCACCGGTGGTGCGCGCCCAGTGGCTGCTGGCGCACGACGAGCTGGCGGCGGTACTCGCCGAACCCCATCCCGGCCTCGAGGTCTCACCCTCGTTAGGGCCGGCGCTCCCCGATCACGTCTTCGTCAACCTCACGCGCACCGGCGTGGACAAGGGATCGGCCGTCCGCGCCATCGCCACCGCGTACGGCGTCGCGCTCGAAAACGTGATGTACGTAGGCGATGGACTCAATGACACGCCCGCGTTGCGGCTGGTGGGGTGGCCGGTGGCGATGGGGAACGCCGAGCCGCCGGCGCTGGCGCTCGCCCGCCACGTGGTGGGGAACGTGGAGGACGATGGAGTGGTCCAGGCGGTGGCGATGGCGCTGGCAACCCGGGCCTGA
- the ptsG gene encoding PTS glucose transporter subunit IIBC, translating into MSQGRAAFGWLQKIGKSLMLPVSVLPAAGILLGVGSAKFSVLPAIVSSVMAQAGNAIFGNLPLIFAIGVALGLTGNDGVAALAAVVGFAVMIATMGVMAPLVGYDPKQILGMPSIETGVFGGILIGTVAALLFNRFYRVTLPAYLGFFAGKRSVPILTALGAVLAGIVLSVVWPPIGHQIDVFSHWAASSNPALAFSIYGVVERSLIPFGLHHIWNVPFFFQVGQFTDPTTGQVLTGEIPRFAAGDPTAGYLAGGYLFKMWGLPAAAIAMWRTARPENRAKVGGIMISAALTSFLTGITEPIEFAFMFVAPLLYIVHALLAALAYFVSVELGIRHGTTFSHGLIDYVVLFSNSTRGLWFLWLGPLWALLYFTLFRTMILKRDLKTPGREIEDAVALPDESGGAATGDGALAGAGDSMAGRLVAAFGGAGNIKNLDACITRLRVDLHDVSRASADALKALGAAGVVKVGDGMQAIFGTRSENLKTDMEEYILAHPQAAAGRSTAGVCPPTRRPTVPPPKPPRRQPSRSLRGIAHAPLNSSRRSGARETSRPTRRSPSRACASCSSIRRGRTTGRSRGPEPAVSCAWTAGSCT; encoded by the coding sequence ATGAGTCAGGGACGCGCCGCCTTCGGGTGGCTGCAGAAGATCGGCAAGTCGTTGATGCTCCCGGTGTCGGTCCTCCCGGCGGCCGGCATCCTGCTCGGCGTGGGGAGCGCCAAGTTCAGCGTGCTCCCGGCCATCGTCTCCAGCGTCATGGCCCAGGCCGGGAACGCGATCTTCGGGAACCTCCCGCTCATCTTCGCGATCGGTGTGGCGTTGGGGCTGACGGGGAACGACGGTGTGGCGGCGCTGGCCGCGGTGGTGGGGTTCGCGGTCATGATCGCCACGATGGGGGTCATGGCCCCGCTGGTGGGCTACGATCCCAAGCAGATCCTGGGGATGCCGTCGATCGAGACCGGCGTCTTCGGCGGGATCCTGATCGGCACCGTGGCCGCCCTCCTGTTCAATCGCTTTTATCGCGTTACGCTCCCCGCCTACCTCGGGTTTTTCGCCGGCAAGCGTTCGGTCCCGATCCTGACGGCGCTCGGCGCCGTCCTGGCCGGGATCGTGCTCAGCGTCGTCTGGCCGCCGATCGGGCACCAGATCGACGTCTTCTCGCACTGGGCGGCGAGCAGCAATCCCGCGTTGGCTTTCTCGATCTACGGGGTCGTCGAGCGCTCGCTCATCCCGTTCGGGCTGCACCACATCTGGAACGTCCCGTTCTTCTTCCAGGTGGGACAGTTCACCGATCCCACCACCGGGCAGGTGCTCACCGGCGAGATCCCCCGATTTGCAGCTGGCGATCCCACGGCGGGGTACCTGGCGGGGGGCTACCTGTTCAAGATGTGGGGGCTGCCGGCGGCGGCGATCGCGATGTGGCGCACGGCCCGCCCGGAGAACCGCGCCAAGGTTGGCGGCATCATGATCTCGGCGGCGCTCACGTCGTTCCTCACCGGGATCACCGAGCCGATCGAGTTCGCCTTCATGTTCGTGGCGCCGCTCCTGTATATCGTGCACGCGCTCCTGGCCGCGCTCGCGTACTTCGTCTCGGTGGAACTGGGGATCCGGCACGGCACGACGTTCTCGCACGGGCTCATCGACTACGTCGTCCTCTTCTCCAACTCGACGCGGGGGTTGTGGTTCCTCTGGCTCGGGCCGCTGTGGGCCCTGCTGTACTTCACGCTCTTCCGCACGATGATCCTCAAGCGCGACCTCAAGACGCCGGGACGCGAGATCGAGGACGCCGTCGCGCTGCCTGACGAGTCGGGGGGGGCGGCAACGGGCGATGGGGCGCTCGCCGGTGCGGGCGACAGCATGGCGGGACGGCTCGTCGCGGCGTTCGGGGGGGCGGGCAACATCAAGAACCTCGACGCCTGTATCACCCGCCTGCGCGTCGACCTGCACGACGTGTCGCGCGCCAGCGCCGACGCGCTCAAGGCGTTAGGCGCCGCGGGCGTGGTGAAGGTCGGCGACGGGATGCAGGCCATCTTCGGGACGCGCTCGGAGAACCTGAAGACCGACATGGAGGAGTACATCCTGGCGCATCCACAGGCCGCGGCGGGGCGCAGTACCGCTGGGGTGTGCCCACCGACACGGCGCCCAACGGTGCCGCCGCCAAAGCCGCCTCGGCGGCAGCCGTCACGATCACTCCGGGGCATCGCACACGCGCCGCTGAACTCGTCGCGGCGCTCGGGGGCGCGGGAAACATCCAGGCCCACGAGGCGGTCGCCATCACGCGCGTGCGCGTCGTGCTCGTCGATCCGGCGCGGGCGGACGACGGGGCGCTCGCGCGGGCCGGAGCCCGCGGTGTCATGCGCCTGGACGGCGGGGTCGTGCACGTGA
- a CDS encoding glutamate--tRNA ligase, translated as MASIGTKRSPSRGANLPRHQADAYRLLDSGAAYHDFTTAQELDHLRWEAEARGEQFHFDRRMAELSPEELQARLDRGDPYTIRFRVPEGATGWVDLVHGHIEFPNKDIDDFIILRSDGTPIYNLAVVSDDIAMGITLVMRGDDHISNTPKQILLYEALGAALPTFAHLPMIHGMDGKKLSKRHGATAVGDYRELGILPDAMCNFLALLGWSPGGDREVMTRQELIDYFSAHGLLKKAAVFDAKKLEWMNGQHLAQAPIGPLDAYLRPFVVEAGLATAEELEARTDWWHRLLELLRVRARTVPELVAQCRPYFLDDFAYDADAVAKQWKDASASADLLRAVRDCLAASEWSAEAMEGALRSLGEQRGVGAGKIFQPMRVALTGVAATPGIFDVLLAIGRDRSLARLDRAVVHLSAPGSGT; from the coding sequence TTGGCCTCGATTGGGACGAAGAGGTCACCTTCCAGGGGGGCCAATCTCCCGCGGCACCAGGCCGACGCCTATCGCCTCCTCGACTCGGGGGCAGCCTACCACGACTTCACCACCGCGCAGGAACTCGATCACCTGCGCTGGGAGGCCGAGGCCCGCGGCGAGCAGTTCCACTTCGACCGGCGCATGGCCGAGCTCTCACCCGAGGAGCTACAGGCGCGCCTCGACCGCGGCGACCCGTATACGATCCGCTTCCGGGTCCCCGAAGGGGCGACCGGCTGGGTGGACCTCGTGCACGGGCACATCGAGTTCCCCAACAAGGACATCGACGACTTCATCATCCTGCGCTCCGACGGGACGCCGATCTACAACCTGGCGGTCGTCTCCGACGACATCGCGATGGGGATCACGCTCGTCATGCGCGGCGATGACCACATCTCCAACACGCCGAAGCAGATCCTCCTGTACGAAGCGTTAGGCGCGGCCCTGCCCACCTTCGCCCACCTCCCGATGATCCATGGGATGGACGGGAAGAAGCTCTCCAAGCGGCACGGCGCCACCGCCGTGGGCGACTATCGCGAACTCGGGATCCTTCCCGACGCCATGTGCAACTTCCTGGCGCTGCTCGGCTGGTCGCCGGGAGGCGATCGCGAGGTCATGACGCGCCAGGAGCTCATCGACTACTTCTCGGCCCACGGGCTACTCAAGAAGGCGGCCGTGTTCGATGCGAAGAAGCTCGAGTGGATGAATGGGCAGCACCTGGCCCAGGCGCCCATCGGGCCGCTCGATGCCTACCTCCGCCCGTTCGTGGTCGAGGCCGGGCTGGCGACCGCCGAGGAGCTCGAGGCGCGCACGGACTGGTGGCACCGCCTGCTCGAGCTGCTGCGGGTCCGCGCGCGCACCGTCCCCGAGCTCGTGGCGCAGTGTCGCCCCTACTTCCTGGACGACTTCGCCTACGATGCCGATGCGGTCGCCAAGCAGTGGAAGGACGCCTCGGCGAGCGCCGACCTCCTCCGCGCCGTCCGCGACTGCCTGGCGGCCAGCGAGTGGAGCGCCGAGGCGATGGAGGGCGCATTGCGGTCGCTTGGCGAACAGCGCGGGGTCGGGGCTGGGAAGATCTTCCAGCCGATGCGCGTGGCGTTGACCGGCGTCGCGGCCACCCCTGGCATCTTCGATGTCCTCCTGGCGATCGGTCGGGACCGCTCGCTCGCGCGCCTCGACCGCGCCGTCGTGCACCTGAGCGCTCCCGGCTCGGGAACGTGA